Proteins found in one Actinokineospora alba genomic segment:
- a CDS encoding DUF1203 domain-containing protein produces MTFEFHAIPAAVLAEVRSKPAQPWTAGGGEPLRCCLRNAVAGEELILFNYEPPLPWDSPYREKGAVFAHPADCDGPAATDRYPSDWLGKPQVLRAYDRRGWIHPSTTVHDGQDPQGVIAKQLADPDVAWVHSRNIAYGCYMFTVTRAAGR; encoded by the coding sequence ATGACGTTCGAATTCCATGCCATTCCCGCCGCCGTCCTCGCCGAGGTCCGCTCGAAGCCCGCGCAACCGTGGACCGCGGGCGGCGGCGAACCGCTGCGGTGCTGCCTGCGCAACGCCGTCGCGGGTGAAGAGCTGATCCTGTTCAACTACGAGCCGCCGCTGCCCTGGGACAGTCCCTATCGGGAGAAGGGCGCGGTGTTCGCGCACCCGGCCGACTGCGACGGTCCCGCCGCGACCGACCGGTATCCGTCCGACTGGCTGGGCAAACCGCAGGTGTTGCGCGCCTACGACAGGCGGGGCTGGATCCACCCGTCGACGACGGTCCACGACGGACAGGACCCACAAGGCGTGATCGCCAAGCAGCTGGCGGACCCGGACGTGGCCTGGGTGCACAGCCGCAACATCGCCTACGGCTGCTACATGTTCACGGTCACACGGGCTGCGGGCCGGTGA
- the pdxR gene encoding MocR-like pyridoxine biosynthesis transcription factor PdxR, whose amino-acid sequence MAESPALPVTLDRESATPLAVQLAEELRAAAGDGRLRSGDRLPSTRALAAQLDVSRTVTAAAYEQLHAEGWIAGRHGSGTYITTEPPGSLRAKPRRPRSDVIAADAVDLTPGSPWAGGIDRSAWRRAWRGAADIAPLSRPQRAGLPAYRAIVAEHLLRHRGLRVSGEFDDGGEGESVLATGGTTAAVSELAAAVLRRGDTVAVEEPGYQRAVHTLRAAGLRVVPAYVDADGLLLDALPAATKLIYCSPAHQYPLGRRMSAGRRVELVERARREGWLVVEDDYDGELRYDVAPLPLLAALAPDVVVHLGTTSKILTPTLGTGWMVAPPSVVTAVLEHRDRCGTSPAAAGQLVLVELARNGDLGRHLRKLRRELSERRALLVDALEAAAIPMIGDDAGAHLVVPLDSAEAERALIDEGLRRGLLLDGLARHHSGRASWFGIALGYAACSRDQLRAAIPVLAELFARSIGSAVSPSG is encoded by the coding sequence ATGGCGGAGAGTCCAGCGCTGCCGGTCACCCTCGACCGCGAGTCCGCCACTCCACTCGCGGTGCAGCTCGCCGAGGAGCTGCGGGCCGCGGCGGGCGACGGCAGGCTCCGCAGCGGCGACCGGCTGCCCTCCACGCGCGCGCTGGCCGCGCAGCTCGACGTCAGTCGCACGGTCACGGCCGCCGCCTACGAGCAGTTGCACGCCGAGGGCTGGATCGCGGGTCGCCACGGCTCCGGCACCTACATCACCACCGAGCCGCCGGGCTCGCTGCGCGCCAAGCCGCGCAGGCCCCGCTCGGACGTCATCGCCGCCGACGCCGTCGACCTCACCCCCGGATCGCCCTGGGCGGGCGGCATCGACCGCTCCGCGTGGCGGCGGGCCTGGCGCGGTGCGGCGGACATCGCACCGCTGTCCCGGCCGCAGCGGGCAGGCCTGCCCGCGTACCGGGCCATCGTCGCCGAGCACCTGCTGCGGCACCGGGGACTGCGGGTGAGCGGCGAGTTCGACGACGGCGGCGAAGGCGAGTCCGTCCTGGCCACCGGCGGCACGACGGCCGCGGTGAGCGAACTGGCCGCGGCCGTGCTGCGCCGGGGCGACACCGTCGCCGTCGAGGAACCCGGGTACCAGCGGGCCGTCCACACCCTGCGCGCCGCGGGCCTGCGGGTCGTGCCCGCCTATGTCGACGCCGACGGGCTGCTCCTCGACGCGCTGCCCGCCGCCACCAAGCTGATCTACTGCTCGCCCGCCCACCAGTACCCGCTGGGCCGCCGGATGTCCGCGGGCAGGCGGGTCGAGCTGGTCGAACGCGCCCGCCGCGAGGGCTGGCTGGTGGTCGAGGACGACTACGACGGCGAACTGCGCTACGACGTCGCCCCACTGCCCCTGCTCGCCGCGCTCGCCCCGGACGTCGTGGTGCACCTGGGCACCACCAGCAAGATCCTCACCCCGACGCTGGGCACCGGCTGGATGGTCGCGCCCCCGTCCGTCGTCACCGCCGTCCTCGAACACCGCGACCGGTGCGGCACCAGCCCGGCCGCCGCCGGCCAGCTCGTGCTCGTCGAACTCGCGCGCAACGGCGACCTGGGCAGACACCTGCGCAAACTCCGCCGCGAACTTTCCGAGCGCCGTGCGCTGCTCGTCGACGCGTTGGAGGCGGCCGCCATCCCGATGATCGGCGACGACGCGGGCGCGCACCTGGTCGTCCCGCTCGACTCCGCCGAGGCCGAGCGCGCCCTGATCGACGAGGGCCTGCGCCGGGGCCTGCTGCTCGACGGGCTCGCCCGCCACCACAGCGGTCGGGCGAGCTGGTTCGGCATCGCCCTCGGGTACGCGGCGTGTTCCCGCGATCAGCTGCGGGCCGCGATCCCGGTGCTGGCGGAGCTGTTCGCCAGGTCGATCGGGTCCGCCGTTAGCCCATCCGGGTAG
- a CDS encoding pyridoxamine 5'-phosphate oxidase family protein yields MTQTPLSPTSRSTVRRGKKRAVADRAVLYSILDSGLVCHLSTIIDGAPVVLPTAYGRDGDTLYVHGSTGALSLRTAGAGVEVCVAVTLVDGIVYSRSVFNHSMNYRSAVVHATATAVTDPDAKCHALKLVTEHAAPGSWDYARVPNTKELAQTSVLAIDLTEAAVKVRAGGPGDDEDDIAANRVWAGVLPLHQVWGEPEPCELLPEGVAAPEHVVAREVR; encoded by the coding sequence GTGACCCAGACACCGCTCTCCCCGACCAGTCGCAGCACCGTCCGCCGGGGCAAGAAGCGCGCCGTCGCCGACCGCGCGGTCCTGTACTCGATCCTCGACTCCGGCCTGGTCTGCCACCTGTCCACGATCATCGACGGCGCGCCCGTGGTCTTGCCGACCGCCTACGGCCGCGATGGCGACACGCTCTATGTCCACGGCTCGACCGGCGCCCTGAGCCTGCGGACCGCGGGCGCGGGTGTCGAGGTGTGCGTCGCGGTGACCCTGGTCGACGGGATCGTGTACTCGCGGTCTGTGTTCAACCACTCGATGAACTACCGGTCGGCGGTCGTGCACGCCACGGCGACCGCGGTGACCGACCCGGACGCGAAGTGCCACGCGCTCAAGCTGGTCACCGAGCATGCCGCCCCAGGGTCCTGGGACTACGCGCGCGTGCCCAACACCAAGGAGCTGGCGCAGACCTCCGTGCTCGCGATCGACCTCACCGAGGCGGCGGTCAAAGTGCGCGCGGGCGGGCCAGGCGACGACGAAGACGACATCGCGGCGAACCGGGTGTGGGCCGGTGTGCTTCCCCTGCACCAGGTCTGGGGCGAGCCGGAACCGTGTGAGCTGCTTCCCGAGGGTGTCGCGGCGCCGGAGCACGTGGTCGCGCGCGAGGTCCGATAG
- a CDS encoding cysteine dioxygenase: protein MFAVPPNTIALGGTPALAHPALIAREYALDRDRWRDLLSYDPDERFTALIDRTDGQEVWLMSWLPGQGTDLHDHGSVAGAFTVVSGVLTERVARGGARPAEVLHPVTVGQTRVFGPGYVHQVTNAGTDPAVSIHVYREGRPPMGHYRLDPLTGPQPV from the coding sequence ATGTTCGCCGTTCCCCCGAACACCATCGCCCTCGGCGGTACCCCGGCTCTCGCGCACCCGGCGCTGATCGCCCGCGAGTACGCGCTGGACCGCGACCGCTGGCGCGACCTGCTCAGCTACGACCCGGACGAGCGCTTCACCGCGCTCATCGACCGCACGGACGGCCAGGAGGTCTGGCTGATGTCGTGGCTGCCGGGCCAGGGCACCGACCTGCACGACCACGGCTCGGTCGCGGGCGCGTTCACCGTCGTGTCCGGGGTCCTGACCGAGCGGGTGGCCCGCGGCGGCGCCCGGCCCGCCGAGGTGCTGCACCCGGTGACCGTCGGCCAGACCCGCGTCTTCGGCCCCGGCTACGTCCACCAGGTCACCAACGCCGGAACCGACCCCGCGGTGAGCATCCACGTCTACCGCGAGGGCCGTCCGCCCATGGGCCACTACCGGCTCGACCCGCTCACCGGCCCGCAGCCCGTGTGA